The Flaviramulus sp. BrNp1-15 genome has a window encoding:
- a CDS encoding dipeptide epimerase: MEVFLRPYELKLRHTFTISRESYSVQPSLIVELRDGNFSGFGEATSNPYYGVTVPKMMDVINSFKSEIEANQNSTPEEFWGTMHLHLKHNMFALCALDLAYNDLYARKKGKKLYELWNYNIATNPLTDYTIGIDSIEKMVSKMKELPWPIYKIKLGTKEDIKIVEELRKHTDAVFRIDANCGWTVDETIKNSIALKKLGVEFLEQPLKADDWGAHKEVFKKSVLPVIADESCQVEADVAKCHNHFHGVNVKLVKCGGLTPARRMLNHAKELGMKTMVGCMTESSVGISAIAHLLPLLDYVDMDGALLLEEDIAKGVAIKNGVIVYSNLNGLGVSLI; encoded by the coding sequence ATGGAGGTTTTTTTAAGACCTTATGAATTGAAATTAAGGCATACATTCACTATTTCAAGAGAATCTTATAGTGTGCAACCCAGTTTAATTGTTGAGTTGAGAGATGGTAATTTTTCAGGTTTTGGAGAAGCAACTTCTAATCCGTATTACGGAGTTACGGTTCCAAAAATGATGGATGTTATAAACTCTTTTAAGTCTGAAATTGAAGCTAATCAAAATAGTACTCCAGAGGAATTTTGGGGTACAATGCATCTACATTTAAAGCATAATATGTTTGCTTTGTGTGCTTTAGATTTAGCTTATAACGATTTGTATGCCCGTAAAAAGGGTAAAAAACTATACGAACTTTGGAATTATAATATAGCGACCAATCCTTTAACCGATTATACAATTGGAATTGATTCAATTGAGAAAATGGTTTCCAAAATGAAAGAATTACCATGGCCCATTTATAAAATAAAACTGGGAACAAAGGAAGATATAAAAATAGTTGAAGAGCTGCGTAAACATACAGATGCTGTTTTTAGAATTGATGCTAATTGTGGTTGGACGGTTGATGAAACTATTAAGAATAGTATCGCATTAAAAAAATTAGGAGTTGAATTTTTAGAACAACCATTAAAAGCAGACGATTGGGGTGCGCATAAAGAAGTATTTAAAAAATCTGTATTGCCTGTAATAGCAGATGAAAGTTGTCAGGTTGAAGCAGATGTTGCTAAGTGCCACAATCATTTTCATGGTGTTAATGTTAAGTTGGTTAAATGTGGCGGTTTAACCCCTGCAAGAAGAATGCTTAATCATGCAAAAGAATTAGGAATGAAAACTATGGTTGGTTGCATGACTGAGTCTTCCGTTGGTATTTCTGCAATAGCTCATTTACTACCTCTTTTAGATTATGTAGATATGGACGGTGCCTTATTATTAGAAGAAGATATAGCAAAAGGAGTAGCCATAAAAAATGGTGTTATAGTATACAGTAATTTAAACGGATTGGGAGTTTCTTTGATATAG
- a CDS encoding carboxymuconolactone decarboxylase family protein — translation MPLVTPLFPEHDLETKELAEFFNETLGFCPNSVLTMQRRPAISKAFINLNKAVMANEGRVTSALKRMIAWVSSNLTGCRYCQAHAIRAAERYGTEQEQLDNIWEYRTHPAFSEAERAALDFSLAASQVPNAVDDQIKKRLYEHWNEGEIVEMLGVISLFGYLNRWNDSMGTSIETGAVESGNQYLGKHGWEKGKHA, via the coding sequence ATGCCTTTAGTTACACCATTATTTCCCGAGCACGATTTGGAAACCAAAGAACTTGCAGAATTCTTTAACGAAACGCTTGGGTTTTGTCCAAATTCTGTTCTAACCATGCAGCGTAGACCTGCAATTAGTAAAGCTTTTATTAATTTAAATAAAGCGGTTATGGCTAATGAAGGCAGAGTAACCTCAGCTTTAAAACGCATGATTGCTTGGGTAAGCAGTAACTTGACTGGTTGTAGATACTGTCAAGCGCATGCTATTCGTGCAGCAGAGCGTTATGGCACAGAACAAGAACAACTTGATAATATTTGGGAATATAGAACGCATCCTGCATTTAGTGAAGCTGAACGTGCTGCTTTAGATTTTAGTTTAGCGGCTTCACAAGTACCAAACGCTGTTGATGATCAAATTAAGAAACGTTTATATGAGCATTGGAACGAAGGTGAAATTGTAGAAATGCTTGGTGTAATTTCTCTTTTTGGGTATTTAAATCGTTGGAATGATAGTATGGGTACTAGTATTGAAACTGGCGCTGTTGAAAGCGGTAACCAATATTTAGGAAAGCATGGTTGGGAGAAAGGGAAGCATGCTTGA
- a CDS encoding aminotransferase class I/II-fold pyridoxal phosphate-dependent enzyme, giving the protein MIVEQFPDRTIQVEGKEYLYFGGTAYLGLPTHQKFQEILVQSIKKWGSFYGSSRNSNIKLSIFEQAEDFFAKQIGSEASLTASSGTLAGKLVLDYLSKSNNIFYHYPKTHPAILGNNSSPLFIKGKLHSNLLNDVKENIVITADAVLALELEPTSFSFLEKISKQKNITLLVDESHSLGIAGKEGEGVFKAISNENLVRKIMVSSLGKALGLSGGIIASDKDFIEYMKRETLFVSSSCANPGYLEAYLQSQNLIKEQHLKLNENLNFLFEDLNVKPILKFNKSYPVVYSEKEDIYNYLFNKGIIISNFKYPTYKGLMSRIVITANHTKADLEKLKNVLNEIK; this is encoded by the coding sequence ATGATTGTTGAGCAATTTCCAGATAGAACAATACAAGTAGAAGGAAAGGAGTATTTATATTTTGGAGGTACCGCTTATTTGGGGCTTCCCACGCATCAAAAGTTTCAAGAAATTTTAGTACAAAGTATTAAAAAATGGGGTTCGTTTTATGGGAGCTCAAGAAATTCAAATATTAAGTTATCAATTTTTGAACAAGCTGAAGATTTTTTCGCAAAACAAATAGGATCAGAAGCATCTCTTACTGCCTCATCTGGAACATTGGCTGGAAAATTAGTTTTAGATTATTTATCTAAATCTAATAATATCTTTTATCACTATCCAAAAACACATCCTGCTATTTTAGGGAATAATAGTTCTCCTTTATTTATTAAAGGAAAGCTACATTCAAACCTGTTAAATGATGTTAAAGAAAATATTGTTATAACAGCGGATGCTGTTTTGGCTTTAGAATTAGAACCTACATCATTTAGTTTTTTAGAAAAAATTTCTAAGCAAAAAAACATAACCCTACTTGTAGATGAATCTCATAGTTTGGGAATTGCTGGAAAAGAAGGAGAAGGTGTTTTTAAAGCTATTTCTAATGAAAATTTAGTAAGAAAAATAATGGTTTCCTCTTTAGGAAAGGCTCTGGGTTTATCAGGAGGCATTATTGCTTCAGATAAAGATTTTATTGAATATATGAAACGCGAAACACTTTTTGTTTCATCATCTTGTGCAAATCCTGGGTACTTAGAGGCATACTTACAATCTCAAAATTTAATTAAAGAACAACACCTGAAACTTAATGAAAATCTAAATTTTTTATTTGAAGATTTAAATGTAAAGCCAATACTTAAATTCAATAAAAGCTATCCGGTTGTATATTCTGAAAAAGAAGACATTTATAATTACTTGTTTAATAAGGGTATTATAATATCAAATTTTAAATACCCAACTTATAAAGGGTTGATGAGTAGAATTGTTATAACAGCAAATCATACAAAAGCAGATTTAGAAAAACTAAAAAATGTTTTAAACGAAATCAAATAA
- a CDS encoding carboxymuconolactone decarboxylase family protein: MRTFNVPQREQVSENNQAIFDALKSKLGFVPNLYATYAHSDTALENYLNFSGAKTSLSAKEKEVVNLAVSQVNDCLYCLSAHTAIGKMNGFRDEQIVEFRAGYSTENDKLDALAKLAKNITEKRGRTDDNVLENFFSVGYDKGNLIDVISLVGDKTISNYIHSTTQIPVDFPEAKPLEATIV, from the coding sequence ATGAGAACATTTAATGTGCCACAAAGAGAACAAGTAAGCGAAAACAATCAGGCTATTTTTGATGCTTTAAAAAGCAAATTAGGTTTTGTGCCTAACCTTTATGCTACTTATGCGCATAGCGACACAGCATTAGAAAACTATTTAAACTTTTCTGGAGCTAAAACATCATTATCTGCAAAAGAAAAAGAAGTTGTTAATCTTGCAGTAAGTCAGGTTAATGATTGTCTATACTGCTTATCTGCACATACAGCAATAGGAAAAATGAACGGTTTTAGAGATGAGCAAATAGTAGAGTTTAGAGCAGGCTACTCTACTGAAAATGATAAATTAGACGCATTGGCTAAACTTGCTAAAAACATAACAGAAAAAAGAGGGAGAACAGACGATAATGTATTAGAAAACTTCTTTAGTGTTGGTTATGATAAAGGGAACTTGATAGATGTTATTTCTTTAGTTGGAGACAAAACCATTTCTAATTATATACATTCAACAACTCAAATTCCGGTAGACTTTCCTGAAGCTAAACCATTAGAAGCCACAATTGTATAA
- a CDS encoding AraC family transcriptional regulator, whose translation MFQEFKEFATNAILKVGDENLLEDFNNEKPIELFTFIRTLEYDSEVVVDGVPFTLKSHSILALTPVQNFKFLKGENIIVYQFNREFYCIKDHDEEVGCAGLLFFGNDSIPVLNLDKDEQEKFSFLHEVFLDELQTKDNIQAEMLRMLMARFMIKATRILKNNSETLRNQDSKIELLRHFNVLVESHFKQEHSVSFYADKLFKSPKTLSNTFSKFNKSPLRIIHERIILEAKRQLMYTKKSTKEIAYDIGFDDASHLSRLFKKNVGISPSEFQNSFKTTS comes from the coding sequence ATGTTTCAAGAATTTAAAGAATTTGCTACAAATGCCATTTTAAAAGTTGGAGACGAAAACTTATTAGAAGATTTTAATAATGAAAAGCCTATTGAGCTTTTTACATTCATTAGAACATTAGAATATGATTCTGAAGTTGTTGTAGATGGTGTTCCTTTTACTTTAAAATCTCATAGTATTTTAGCATTAACACCTGTACAGAATTTTAAGTTTTTAAAAGGGGAAAACATCATTGTTTATCAATTTAATAGAGAATTTTATTGTATTAAAGATCATGATGAAGAAGTTGGTTGTGCTGGATTATTGTTTTTTGGAAATGACTCCATTCCTGTTCTAAATCTTGATAAAGATGAACAAGAAAAATTTTCTTTTTTACATGAAGTCTTTTTAGACGAACTACAAACTAAAGACAATATTCAAGCAGAAATGTTAAGAATGCTCATGGCTCGTTTTATGATAAAAGCAACGCGCATTCTAAAAAACAATTCAGAAACTTTAAGAAACCAAGATTCTAAAATAGAATTACTACGTCATTTTAATGTTTTGGTAGAGTCGCATTTTAAGCAAGAGCACAGTGTGTCTTTTTATGCAGATAAGTTATTTAAATCTCCAAAAACACTATCTAACACGTTTTCAAAATTCAATAAAAGTCCATTACGTATTATTCACGAAAGAATCATTCTTGAAGCAAAGCGCCAACTTATGTACACAAAAAAGTCAACAAAAGAGATTGCCTACGATATTGGATTTGATGATGCTTCGCATTTAAGTAGATTATTCAAAAAAAATGTAGGAATATCACCTTCTGAATTTCAAAACTCATTTAAAACTACATCTTAG
- a CDS encoding SusD/RagB family nutrient-binding outer membrane lipoprotein, with protein MKKNIIKTVFITLLIVGLTGCSESYFDVNTPSGTAEPKQLRISDLLAPVIYRTMYGQLYSGEQAFGNYTQYFVGQGGTAVGETTASGLWSSIYLYALPNLKTIKEKADEVGAIHYTAVADILTAINLGIAADTWDNIPYSEASFGQENLFPSFDSQQSIYTEIFSLLDGAISALQTTDNSGIVPGSEDLIYGGDTSKWLRAAYTIKARYQLHLVNKGETSASDVLTTIANGFSSNDDDFQMFFDDKNINPWYSQEILARNTGNFHNDIASQFVSSMNGDYYPFESGSVEIDPRLSIHADNSGEAEWKGFVSGGGGLAPDDTDGNVQFVEGGYYTSIDSPIVLITYAEALFIKAEAAFLANGGTTTSVGSTTEAYTAYMDGIAASMEMFGADGTDYMADTAIDVGEGSLMLHHIMKEKYIHNFLNPETFVDYRRYNFSDEVFTGLTIREEEDSDGDYAGEWFTRASYPSTELNRNSSVVEANQQTPVTPVWWQQ; from the coding sequence ATGAAAAAAAATATAATAAAAACTGTATTTATAACATTACTTATTGTCGGGCTAACCGGATGTAGTGAAAGTTATTTTGATGTAAATACACCTTCTGGAACAGCAGAACCAAAGCAATTAAGAATAAGTGATTTATTAGCTCCAGTAATATACCGAACCATGTATGGACAACTATATTCAGGTGAACAAGCTTTTGGTAATTACACACAATACTTTGTAGGACAAGGAGGAACAGCCGTTGGAGAAACAACCGCCAGTGGCCTATGGTCAAGCATTTATTTGTATGCGTTGCCAAATTTAAAAACAATAAAAGAAAAAGCAGATGAAGTTGGAGCCATCCATTACACAGCAGTGGCAGATATTTTAACAGCCATAAATTTAGGGATTGCTGCAGATACATGGGATAATATTCCTTATTCTGAAGCATCTTTTGGTCAGGAAAATCTGTTTCCATCTTTTGATTCACAACAATCTATTTACACAGAAATTTTTTCTTTATTAGATGGAGCCATTTCTGCATTACAAACAACAGATAATTCTGGAATAGTTCCTGGTAGCGAAGATCTAATTTATGGTGGTGATACAAGTAAATGGTTACGTGCAGCTTATACAATAAAAGCAAGGTATCAATTACATTTAGTTAATAAAGGGGAAACTTCTGCTAGTGATGTATTAACAACTATCGCTAATGGTTTTTCTTCAAATGATGATGACTTTCAAATGTTTTTTGATGATAAAAACATTAACCCTTGGTATTCTCAAGAAATACTAGCCAGAAATACAGGGAATTTTCATAATGATATAGCTAGCCAATTTGTGAGTTCTATGAATGGAGACTATTATCCTTTTGAAAGTGGAAGTGTTGAAATTGACCCAAGACTGTCTATTCATGCAGATAACAGCGGTGAAGCAGAATGGAAAGGATTTGTTAGTGGAGGCGGTGGTTTAGCTCCAGATGATACTGATGGAAATGTTCAATTCGTTGAAGGAGGATACTATACAAGCATAGACTCTCCTATTGTATTAATTACTTATGCTGAAGCTTTGTTTATTAAAGCTGAAGCAGCCTTTTTAGCTAATGGAGGAACAACTACAAGCGTTGGTTCTACAACCGAAGCATATACGGCTTACATGGATGGTATTGCTGCTAGCATGGAAATGTTTGGAGCAGACGGCACCGATTATATGGCGGATACAGCTATTGATGTAGGAGAAGGTTCGCTAATGTTACACCATATCATGAAAGAAAAGTACATTCATAACTTCTTAAATCCAGAAACTTTTGTGGATTATAGACGTTATAATTTTTCTGATGAAGTGTTTACCGGTTTAACAATACGTGAAGAAGAAGATTCTGATGGTGACTATGCTGGCGAGTGGTTTACAAGAGCTTCATACCCTTCTACCGAATTAAACAGAAATAGTAGTGTTGTTGAAGCTAATCAGCAAACACCTGTAACTCCTGTTTGGTGGCAACAATAA